The window ATGGACTCCAATCAACAACAAAAAACATCCTGGGATCCCACGTTATTAAAATTGAATTTGACTTCTTCAAGCCAGAGGCCCTGCTTCAGGGGCTGCTGCCTGATCCGCATTTGTGCCTTCAGTAAGATGGTCTGTAaatacatacatacgaattaggaacaggagtaggccattcggcccctcgagcctgctccaccatttgatcagatcatggctgatctgattgattTCCCCACTCCAGAGACTACAGCGGAAAGTCCAGGCtgaagtattgagggagtgctgcactgtcagaggtgctgtcgtttgggtgagatgttaaaccaaggccccgtctgccccctcaggtggacgtagAAGATCCCACGGCGCTATCTCGAAGAAGGGGGGGAATTCTCCCCGGCGCCCTTGGTcaacattatttaaaaaaaaagatgatctggtcattatttcagcactgtctgtgggatcttgctgtgcacaagttggctgccacatttccgacattgcaacagtgactacatttcaaattcattggctgtaaggtgctttgggatgtcccgaggtcgtgcaggcgttatataaatgcaagtctttttttttaaatttcagaatgAGGCTTTTCTGAAGGATAACAGCAATGGAGCTCAGCGGGTATTGGATGGTGTCAATTATGTGATCCAGTCGGTTACCGAGTACAGCACAGGCCCAACCAAGGTCATCACTGCCTGGTTAACCGATCAGGTGGCTCCGGAATACTGGAGGCCCAACTCCCAGATCGCCGTGAGTTAACCCCTTAAACAAAAAAGCATTCAGTCATTGTCATCAACCCAGAATCCAAACCTCTGTAAGGCGGGGAAAGCAATTATTATATCTCTCATCTCGGAGTCTggaggtcgtgggttcaagtcctactccagagacttgagcacaactatctaggctgatgctcccagtgcagtgctgagggagtgctgcactgtcggaggtgccgtctttcggatgagatattgaaccaaggccttgtctgccctttcaggtgggtgtaaaagatcccatggccctattttgatgaagagcaggggagttctccccggtgtcctggccaatgtttatctctcaatcaacatcacaaaaacagattatccggtcattatcacattgctgtttgtgggagcttgctgtgcgcaaattggccgccacattttctacattttaAAACACTTTAATACGTGCTTCCTTGGCTGTGTTGAGCTTTGGGACGTCCCgagtttgtgaaaggcgctatataaatgcaagactttttgttTGTTCTTTCCCCAATGgtgatgataaaattaccaggagcTCCTGGAAGCCTCATCATTCCGTCTGCCATCATCTGAAAAACATGACCAGTTTGGAGAGGCTATAGTGGTTCATGAAGACGGCttgccaccttgtcaagggcaactcaggatgggcaataaattcagcCTTGCCAGAGATGCTAACAACCCATGAATACATTTCTTTAAAAACTTCAGTGGGTGGGATGTTTGGCTCTTTCTGGATTGAGGGACTAAGAGCGGGCACTTGGCCTCCCACATTCGTGACTACATTGTGATAAACACTTGTATACTAGATCCAGATCATTGAGATTCTCGGGAGAAACCTGGCAAGTCTTTTGGGCTTATTTTAAAAGCTGGAGGTCGAGTGTGTCACTCAAAGCTGACCTCCTCCCCTAACCGCCTGTCATGGGCAGATGACCCACTGTTAGACTCTATCCACACTGCCACGGGCACAGCTGACCAGAGGCAGGTGATAGCGTAACGACTGACCCTCCGCTGTGCCCCGGCTGACCCTCCGCTCTGTCCCTCCACTGCAGCAGGAAGGCTggcagacaacaacaacttgcatttatctagtgcctttaaccACACATCAGGACAGGCCAAAGAGGCAGCTTTTAAAGGGGgagagaagtttaaggagggaattctagagcctaGGGCGTAAAAAGCTGAAGGAAAGGCTGCCAATGGGGGAGCAACTGAAATCGGGGATTCATCCATTGCTCGTTGCTCACTTGTTGTTCCAGTAATTCACTTTGTTTTTAGAATCAGTCCGAGCTCATCAATGAAGTGAAATTACTCTCTCCAAATCTGCGGTGCATTCGTAGTCCATTCGCCCCCTATTAACACAAAGCTGGTTCTTCACAGGAATGCCATCAGTGCCAGAAGCTTTTCGAGGAAGGAGAGCGGAAACATCACTGCAGATCCTGCGGAGAGGGCTGCTGTGATTCCTGTTCCAGTAAAAGCATGCCGGTCCCCGAGAGGGGCTGGGGTATCACTGCAGTAAGAGTGTGCGACCATTGCTTCAGAAGAGGTGGGAACAGCACAGGTAATAGTTTATGTTCCTTTTTGCTGGAAAGTTGTATCATTGAGAGAGGCGGTTTTCTCCCACTTTccgcactgccccccacccccccccccccccccaccaccccccaccttgcCTGATTAGCTGCTGGGTGATTGCAACCACTTTTTGAGGAGGAATTGGAGCATGTTGAATTAATTTTTGAGAAACCAATCAGTACTTTGACCGTGGCATCTGCTCAGGAGGCCATGACTAACACTCTGGGCAGTCGAAGTTGTCTCGCAGAGAAAAGGCAGACCAAAACCCCAGACtatgcagcacaggtagatagggtggttaggaaggcttatgggatacttgcctttattagccgaggcatagaatataggagtaggggggttatgatggagctgtatggagTGTTGGTTGGGCCACGGTTggggtgctgtgtgcagttctggtcgccacactgtaggaaggatgtgattgcaatggggagggtgcagaggagattcgccaggatgtttcctcggctggagcatttcagttatgaagactgaCTAgttagactgggtttgttttccttgaagcagagaaggctgaggggggacctgattgaggtatacaaaattatgagggggatagataggaagaaactttttcccttagcggagaggtcaataactagggggcatagatttagggtaaggggcaggaggcttagaggggaattgaggaggaagtttttcacccagagggtggttagaatctggaacacactgcctgaaggggtggtagaggcaggaaccctcacaacattcaagaaatatttagatgagcacttgaaacaccataacatacaagactacgggccaagtgtggggaaatgggattagttaggacagtgcttgatggtcggtataggctctttgggccgaagggcctgtttctgtgctgtaaaactctgactctgactctggtCCCTGgaaaccttgacagaaatctttgcatcctcattggctacaggtgaggtcccagaggactggagaatagccaatgttgttcctttgtttaagaagggtagcgaggataatccaggaaattatcggccggtgagccttacgtcagcggtagataaattattggagagtattcttcgggacaggatttactcccatttggaaacaaatggacttattagcaagaggcagcatggttttgtgaaggggaggtcgtgtctcactaatttgattgagttttttgaggaagtgacaaaggtgattgatgaaggaagggcagtggatgttgtctatatggacttcagtaaagtctttgacaaggtccctcatggcagactggtacaaaaggtgaagtcacacgggttcccaagataggaaataggagcaggagtaggccattcagcccgtcgagtctgctctgccattcaatatgatcgtagctgatcatctacctcaacgccactttcctgcgctatccccatatctcttgatgtcattcgtatccggatatccatcgatttctgtccAGGACATGCTCAATGATCGAGCTTCCatagctctctgtggtagagaattccaaagattcaccaccctctgagtgaagaaattcctcctcatctcagtcttaaatggtctatcCCTTACTCTGagtctcctggttctggactcaccagccaggggaaacatccttcctgcatccaccctgtcgagccctgtaagaattttgtaagtttcaatgagatcacctctcattcttcgaaactctagagaatacaggcccagtttttgcAATCTCTTCTAAGACAATTCcattatcccagggattagtctgctgaatctcagtttcactccctctatggcaagtatatccttccttaaatggagaccaaaactgtacacactgctccaggtgctgtctcaccaaggctttatacaattgcagcaagacatctttactctgtactcaaattcccttgcagtgaaggccaacataccattcgccttcctaatagcttgctgcacctgcatgcaggatacccaggtccctttggacatcaacacttcccaacctctcaccatttaagaaatactctgtccttctgttttgctaccaaaatggctaacttcacacttattcacattatatcccatcttgcccattcacttaacctgtccaagtccccttgaagtctcctcacaacttacattcccacttagttttgtgtcatcaacaaatttggaaatattacaattggtccccgtatccaagccattgatatagattgtggccccagcactgatccttgcggtaccccactagtaacagcctgccaacctgagaatgacccgtttatgtcTACTCTACTCTGACTGAAGCTGGTTCAATGTGACCTCTACAAATTGATCCAAgctccccctctctgcagcctcctccagcaCGTACAACCCTCCGACATCTCAACCCTCCTCCAATTGTGGCCTCCCCGACTTTCATCACTTTCCCCCTTTGGCAGCTGTGTCTTTGACCATCGAGGAAATGACCTCCTTTGTGCTGCAAATTCTTGTCAATCAGGGGcacttttgccagttttgatgcCTTGCCCGAGTCACGAAGCAGAGATCAAATGCTGGATCTTTGTAAATGCTGATATCAGTATCCAGTCCTGCATTGGGGGGAAACAGTAGCAGTTAGATCGGCTTTAAGCATCTCGGGTCAAAAGCCTGAGAAAACGTAACAGTGCAACACCTCGCACCAATCTTTTAGTGAATGACAGAAATGTGTTTTtaaaagaaatatttgcatttatatagaacctttcagaacctactaaagcgctttacagccaatgaggttcttttttgaagtgtcgtcactgtttcaatgtaggagacgcagcagccaatgtgcgcacagcaagctcccacaaacagcaaaacgtgccagatactctgttttagtgatgttggttgaaggataaatattggccaggacaccggggagaactcccctgctgctctttaaAATAGAATCTTGTACATCGTTTTGAGGGAGCAGACAGGATTAACATCTAATCTGAAAgacagctcctctgacagtgcagcactccttcagtactgcacagggAGTGTCAGAATCTTAAGAGTGCCTCGATTTTTGTGttcgagtctctggagtggaacttggccCCTTTTAGACTccagagtttttttttaatattctttcatgggatgagagtTCTTCCCACTGAGGCACAGCTGTATACTGACAGTTGATCGGAAATTATTCTTTGAGATTCTCACAAGGGAGAAAGTATTCATCGGTACTTTGTGACACTCTCCTGTTTAATCTAACAAACTCCGTGGAAACACTGAAGTGTTGAACAGGATGCTGGGCTTGTTAAACTGCGAGACTGATGGTGTCGTGTTGGCAGCTGTGAAAAATGCAGCCGATGAACTGGACCCGTCTCTAAATGCTTCCATTGATAAAAAGCCAAATCAATTGATTGAATTCAATGAGAAACTGTGCACTAACAAGTGTCGTAGAGTTCGAGCTGTGAATGGTAGCTGCAAGAGGCCCAGCTTGTGTCTATTGAGAAAAGGATTGAGAAATGCCTGTCCAAGGTTAAAGAGGAGGTCTGGGATCGTGTAAATCATTGCCAAGAAGAAGGTTGTCATAGAACATTTACAAACAAAATTCTGTTTGCATGTTTTGAATTTAATGAATTAGACTCGGGGTTTTACTTGAGGAAACGGGAAGAGGTAGACACACTTGGTTTTTATGTAAAAAATGCTTATTGGGATTGAGATACTACAATATGTGTGTGGTTTTTATTCTCCCAGCTGGGTTAGTTGGTTGCTGGAAATGGTGGGAGAGCCTTAAACCCACTGGGAATGAACCCCTTTCTCATCGAACctcacagcgcagaaggaggccatccggcccatcatgcctgtgccagcccttTGCAAAAGCTACCTTTCTGGGACTGTGCGGGAGAGCAAGAAATTAAATTTTCACGAGGCCTGCTGCCCGTCTTCCCTGCTGCCCCTGCACAAGTCCCAAGCTTTacaatttccttttttttttttgaaaaaaaaattcattcatgggatgtgggcatcgctggccaggccagcatttattgcccatccctaattgcccttgagaaggtggtggtgagctgccttcttgaaccactgcagtccatgtggggtaggtacacccatagtgctgttagggagggagttccaggattttgacccagcgacagtgaaggaacggtgatatagttccaagtcaggagggtgtgtgacttggaggggaacttgcaggtggtggtgttcccatgcatttgctgctgttgttgtggttgaggttgcaagtttggaaggtgctgccgaaaatTATTGTTTCATTAAAATTAACACAAGGAGCAAAAACACACTCCAGTGGGTCTTGACATGGAGTAAAGAAAATGCCCAACAAGGGGTTGGACAATTGACTGCCCGAATTGATCATGTTCCTCCTTAAATATGAGTATATCTCATTGGTCAAATATCCTGTGGCTACACAACAGCCTGGGCTTTGATGTCAGTGCTTCCCCCTGGGTGAGGTAGTGAAGGGGCCGTTGGTGATCCTGGCAGTCTACTCCTCCCAGCGGGAGTTGTACCTTCCAGATCGGAGGAAGCTGGATTGACAGAAACAAAAACTGAAGCCGTGTGTTAGCAATTTATCTGCTACCTCTCggttttgaccaagctattggtcactgAGCAAGGTCAAAGGTCTTTAAGCAGCGTctcaaaggaggagggagaggtcgGGAGAGGTTAAAGGGCAAAAAGCATTgaagtttaaaaaaaagacttgcatttatatagcacctttcacagccaccggacgtctcaaagcgctttacagccaatgaagtactttgaaagtgtagtcactgttgtaatgtaggaaacatagcagccaatttatgcacagcaagatcccacaaacagcaacatgataatgaccagataatgtgtctttgtgatgttggttgagggataaatattggccccaggacaccagcgAGAATTCCCCTGCTGCTCTTCGAAACAGAACtaggggatctttacatccacccgagcaggcagatgtagccttggtttaacgtctcatctgagagacggcacctccgacagtgcagcactccctcagtactgcattgggagcgTCAGCCTTGGTTTTCTTTGTGCTCAAACCCGGGACTTGAATCTGGAGCCACAGCAGACACTATGTGACCGCGAGTTACCCGGTGAGGTGTGTTCACTAGTGTGTGAGACACTGCGTCTACCTTTGGCTCTGGGAGTAGAAATGGGACTTTGTGCAGCTCGATCGAGTGCTATATTTCTTGAGCTAATTTCTATCTGAAACAGACTGACTTGCTTCAAACTGAAAGTTGCTTTCTTCCTTTCATTTGAATGAATTGATTTGCAGGAATGGAGCTGGAAGCAGCCAGAGAAGGGAAAAGTTTACTGCCTCGCAGGATTACAGAAGTGGCGCAAAGCACTCTGGATGTGATGACTTCAGCGGTTGAATATCCCCTTGGTACGTCCAATTAACTGTGTCGTCTGAAGGTGTTACTCCTGCGTTGGTAAACTTTGACCCAATCCCTCAGGATTATAAGCTGCACCCcttcaacatggagagcacagaGGGAGGGACCACTAGCAGATCTCCCATGGTATTGCTCACCCACGTGAGTTAATCTCCAGAGTGCTGGCAGGGGTCACTGAGTGGAAATTCTCTGTCGGTGAAGTGTTTTTTGTTTGGTTGCTGGAGAATTTGAGCCAATCACAACATTTGCGTAGGCTATGGTGTGTTTCAGAAGCCATTTAAACATTGCTGGGCTATTCGGCTACAGAGGGCATCGCACCCAGTCTTTGTCATTGACTGATAGCCACACATGAGCCAGGCCTACACTCCCAGTGcaccactgaggaagtgctgcactgtcggaggtgccatcttccgACAGAATGCTTTACATccaattaaatacttctgaagagtagtaactgttgtaatgttgggGTGTTGAGAAATTAGACACCTGATTGTTACCCTGACCATGTGCATGACTATTGGGAAGAGGGCTGCGATGCCTTCAGTTGGCGAATAGCCTGCCAGCACTCCTAGTCTGGGCTCACCAGTGATGACTTGGGCAAGGTAGCAGCGGCTGGTGCCCAAGGCAACGGTATCGCAGCAAGGAGAGGAATGCGGTGCGGCCTGTTCGTAGGAGGTGGCTAATGgcgtgtgtttttttttttgccgGTTGGTGTTGTCCAGGATTTGTGAAGGACGTGGCGAGGCCTGATTACTGGGTGCCGGATCACGAGCTCGCAAAGTGTCACCGCTGCGGAAAGTCCTTTGCCCCAAAGACGGCCAAACACCACTGCCGAGCCTGCGGCCTAGGCTTCTGCAGCCAGTGTTCCCCGGAGCTGAGAGCAGTGCCCTCGCGGGGCTGGGACCATCCAGTCAGGGTCTGCGTGGACTGTAGCGAGAAGAAAGGGGAGCTCTGAATCCCAATAGCCCCTTTCCAACCCTTCCTTCGAAGCCTTGCGCATGTGGATGGGGAGAGGAACGAGAGACACGGAGAAGAAACTCCTCAACCTTGAGGCAGGGCTGGTGTTGGATTCCAGGAAAGCTTTGCAAAGATGTCCCCTTGGCCAATTTGCATCTTATCCCTGCCAGAATACTGAGCTGGAGCCGTGAATAAACACATGTAGCTTGGGTCTCGGGCCTAGCTCAGAAGGCTCTACAAGGCAGGTGGATCAATGGACATGTTTGGAGGTTGCCAACTGTGGGCGGACTCCTGGAGGTTTTATCATGTGACTGTCCTCTCTCTAAGCCCCACCCCCTTGTGCTGCTGCCATTGGTCGCCTGACATGTCCATTCTCTCCTAGCCCTGCCTCCGTACCCAATCAGAAAATGAGCAAAATCTTCCttccctgattggatgattctccaCTTCAATCATCGCCAATGATTTTTTTATGATTTAGTTAAGCGTAAGTGCTCAAGGAGAATGATTTTTACAATGCCCCCGTGACCGTGCTCCTGGGCACTCCAGTGCAATCCTGCAAGGTTGGCAACCCAAATATAGGTATCATTAAGTAGCAATCAGGTtcctctgtgtgtggggaggggtttcacccaTATCCCCCTCCCCAAAATGAGAGGTTAGTATTCACCCACTGACTCTAACAAGCCAAAAGAGAgagataggaagaggaggaggccattcagccccttgagcctgttctgccattaagatgtagaccagccatgatctaactgaagtcTTAACTGCTCGCCTTGGTTCCGTAACCTTTCAGCCATGGCTAGGTGCAGAGGGCAGCTCACACAAGCTCCTTTTTGTTGTTGGGTGAGCTTATAATCGGTTTGAAAGGTGCACCTGGAGCTGTGTTGTAATTTGAAATGCTTTGCACCTTACAGGTGGCCTTTGCTGTCACAGACCTGCTCCTGCGGCAGTGAATCCCAGGAGGATGGCCGCACGATCGCCTCAGGACCATTGCAGCTCCCTATTGTCTCGGCCTGTGTGCTACTGAACCACACAGACCTGCGTCACTGCTGAAATTCCGTGGTCACACTCGGGGTGATCGGTTTGAGTGGAATTGGGTTTTATTTTTTTTGTTTTGATAGCCGGGTCTGAGCGTCTCTGGCAGGTGATACAGCAGAGGAGTGTGCTAGGCCATTTcgcagggcagttcagagtcagccACGCTCTGGTGTGGGACAGGAGTCACGTGGAGGCCCAGACCGGGTAAGGGCAGCAGGTTTCCTTTCCCTACAGGGAGGTCGGGGAACTGTGTGCTGCAGTTCTGATCTGTACAGACCAGGAATATCCCAGGCTTGAGCCAAGTGGCCCCTCATTTCGCAGGATGGTTAcagcgcaggaagaggccatttggcccgtcaagactgtgctggctctctgtaagagcaattacctagtcccactccctgccctttccctgcggccctgcaattttttttctttttcttttcaggtactgatccaattccctgttgaaagctctgatggaatctgcctcctccacactctcagtgcattccagatcctaaacacactttGCTGTGTAAAAATAAAAGTCCTCatatcgccattggttcttttgccaatcatcttaaatcgatgtcctctggttctcaacccttccaccaatgggaacagtttctctctctttactctgtccagacccctcatgatttttgaacgcctcgatcaaatctcctctccgccttctcttctctaagccgAGCAACCCTAGATTCTCCCATCTATCCTCGTAAGTAAAGTTCCtcctctctggaaccattctggtaaatcttttctgcaccctctctatttccttcacatccttcctaaagtgtggagcccggTTCAAAATTAGCTAAACTCAACTGGACTGGCAGTAGAGACTCTGGGAGTGACCTCCGCATCCTGGGGATATGGATCATAATGACAGGATTCTCAGTCCTGGGTTGCCATCCATCCTGGCGGATGTGCAAACAGCTGACGGGAGGATAGGATTGCGATGCCCTCTGTGGCCAAATAGCCCAACTGCTTCTCACTGGCCGGAAGCGGACGTAGAGAATGGTTGAGGCATTGGAGCCCAGACAACACACGTGGTTAAGGTACATCAAGGAGTGAGCGAGTCCCATCAGAAGGAAAGGGAGACCATTTGAAAAAAGAATGAGTGACTTTCCAGAGTTGAATTTTATACATCAGAGTGCACTTTGACACTGCTGTGTCAGCCAATGAATAGAAGGTGGGTGGGGACTTGTGGTTTTAATTTACTCTGCAACTACAGCAAACTCTCCCAGTTACGGCAGGTTTTCCCAGCAACAATGCAGTTAGTGGAGGATAGTTCCACATAATTTCTGTGCGTAAAGTTAATCCCAGTCATTTACAGCCGTGTATTCTCCGGGTGTGATTGACAAGGGAATTAAGCAATCATCTCCCTTTTTGATATACACACTacctgaggattcagcgtgtgtttTACTGTTCAGTGTCTGAATGAGAATAGATTTTATCCTTTAGTAACCTGACCTGTGTAATAAACTGGAATGATTCTACCCgtctcattaaaaaaaaaaggccGATTTGGACTCAAGGTTTGGCTGTCGTTTTTCACCATCGAGCTCATACATAAAACACGGCTAGAGAATGTCAGCAGAAAGAGCCAGtacggatatgatgggccgaatgcccattctgtgttgtatcattctatgaatggTTTGTGAGCAGGGGTTGAACcagggaacaggaggtggccattcagcccatcgagtctggccCACCGTTCAATTAGATGATAACTGAAAGGTGAGATTCAGTGGAGGGGAGGCAGTGATCTGATGCGTGAAGTGATaatcggtgagaaggtgggacctgaAAACCGTTTCACCAGAGTAGCCCACAGAATGAGCCCTGCAATTAGCTGAATGATGGGAGAAATGGGGCAGGATTCCTAATTCTGAGTGCTGCCCAGAGACGCCTGCCAGAAAGGGCCTGTGTGAAGAGTGTCGAAGGGAGGACAGGGCTGGAGATGATAAAACAACTCGAGTGCGGATCCATCAAAAATCTCAAAttctttttaatgtttttttttttgcGTGTCTCAAACTTCACTCTCGCACCTGGTTCAGCAATGCAACAGCTAGAAAGATTAAAATATAGAAATGCTTTGCTCTGGAATGTAAGACTCTGCCCAGTCTTTAGCTTTAGCCTGCCCACTCTGGGCTTTCACCTCTAATAGCTGAACCGAGGCCTGAGAAACAAACCCAGCAAGGAGGCAGGGTCTCCGAGGGAGGAAGGGGACGCCAATTGGcccaattatatattttttttacagTAGTTACAAAGCActcacggcacagaaacaggccattcggcccaactgctccatGCTGTTACTAATCACCAAAGAGATCTACAGTGTTGGCATGACGCAGATAACTTTCTA of the Heterodontus francisci isolate sHetFra1 chromosome 40, sHetFra1.hap1, whole genome shotgun sequence genome contains:
- the si:ch211-11n16.2 gene encoding zinc finger FYVE domain-containing protein 1 isoform X2, whose product is MSSSLLKEMGGLNTNHHTGDRVKSFLLVDENETLQALSERFNGEITDDRIASNSFFPDEYFRCSNVCLSCGARCENSMNHLKDNVPHRATGRCRYTHQYNNKVLICRMCYERGLEVTVNPKTAASTDSKWFGLANYAWSGYVLECPNCGIIYRSRQYWIGNQDPEGSVVRPELKHVWLGNEAFLKDNSNGAQRVLDGVNYVIQSVTEYSTGPTKVITAWLTDQVAPEYWRPNSQIAECHQCQKLFEEGERKHHCRSCGEGCCDSCSSKSMPVPERGWGITAVRVCDHCFRRGGNSTGMELEAAREGKSLLPRRITEVAQSTLDVMTSAVEYPLGFVKDVARPDYWVPDHELAKCHRCGKSFAPKTAKHHCRACGLGFCSQCSPELRAVPSRGWDHPVRVCVDCSEKKGEL